In the Larus michahellis chromosome 6, bLarMic1.1, whole genome shotgun sequence genome, one interval contains:
- the ABCF3 gene encoding ATP-binding cassette sub-family F member 3 isoform X1 gives MASCADILRSEFPDLDGEVFAYVTGILHGDGADFESVDELVEAVGELLREVSQDAKDEGAIRDICQRLFNTLQLDEGRAQRCSQVLLDAPIQLSQITDGYADAGTDLLPGLLLKRGQTSMVNAKKLEKAEARLKAKQDKRMERDSLKTSGPLVLEEASASQAASKKETRMESSGKNKSYDVRVENFDVSFGERVLLAGADLNLAFGRRYGLVGRNGLGKTTLLKMIASRSLRIPSHISILHVEQEVAGDETPALQSVLECDTTRESLLREERDLTDKINAGRGEGTEGARLSEIYAKLEEIEADKAPARASVILAGLGFNAKMQQQTTKEFSGGWRMRLALARALFARPDLLLLDEPTNMLDVRAILWLETYLQTWQSTILVVSHDRNFLNAVATDIIHLHSQRLDTYRGDFENFMKIKEERLKNQQREYEAQQQYREHIQVFIDRFRYNANRASQVQSKLKLLEKLPELKPVDKESEVVMKFPDGFEKFSPPILQLDEVDFCYDPSHYIFRSLSVSADLESRICVVGENGAGKSTMLKILMGELAPVRGIRHAHRNLKIGYFSQHHVDQLDLNISAVELLARKFPGKTEEEYRHHLGSYGVSGELAVRPVASLSGGQKSRVAFAQMTMSCPNFYILDEPTNHLDMETIEALAKALNKFRGGLILVSHDERFIRLVCQELWVCEDGTVTRIEGGFDQYRDILREQFRKEGFL, from the exons GGATCCTGCACGGCGACGGGGCCGACTTCGAGTCGGTGGACGAGCTGGTGGAGGCGGTGggggagctgctgcgggaggTGTCGCAGGATGCCAAGGACGAGGGCGCTATCAGGGACATCTGCCAGCGCCTCTTCAACACCCTGCAGCT GGACGAGGGCCGGGCCCAGCGCTGCAGCCAGGTGCTGCTGGACGCCCCCATCCAGCTCTCCCAAATCACTGACGGATACG CAGACGCCGGCACGGACCTGCTGCCCgggctgctgctgaagagaggCCAGACCTCG ATGGTGAATGCCAAGAAACTGGAGAAGGCAGAAGCCAGGCTGAAAGCCAAGCAGGACAAGAGGATGGAGCGGGATTCCCTGAAGACATCTGGCCCTCT GGTCCTTGAGGAGGCGTCTGCCAGCCAAGCTGCCAGCAAGAAGGAGACTCGCATGGAGTCATCAGGCAAGAACAAGTCGTATGATGTGCGCGTCGAGAACTTCGATGTGTCCTTCGGTGAGCG TGTCCTACTGGCGGGAGCAGACCTGAACCTGGCGTTTGGACGACGCTATGGGCTGGTGGGCAGGAACGGGCTGGGGAAGACTACGCTGCTGAAGATGATCGCCAGCCGGAGCCTGCGCATCCCCTCGCACATCAGCATCCTCCATGTGGAACAGGAGGTGGCAGGGGACGAGACGCCAGCGCTGCAGAGTGTGCTGGAGTGTGATACCACTCGCGAGAGCCTGCTGCGGGAGGAGAGGGATCTGACGGATAAGATTAATGCCGGCAG GGGAGAAGGGACAGAAGGTGCCAGGCTGTCAGAGATCTACGCGAAGCTGGAGGAGATTGAGGCAGACAAGGCCCCAGCAAG gGCATCCGTCATTCTCGCTGGGCTGGGCTTTAATGCAAAGATGCAACAACAGACAACCAA AGAGTTTTCCGGAGGCTGGAGAATGAGGCTGGCCTTAGCCAGAGCCCTGTTTGCCAG GCCAGATCTCCTTCTGCTGGATG AGCCAACGAACATGCTGGACGTGAGGGCCATTTTGTGGCTGGAGACCTACCTGCAG ACCTGGCAGTCGACCATCCTCGTGGTGTCCCACGACAGGAACTTCCTGAACGCGGTGGCCACAGACATCATCCACCTGCACTCTCAGCGGCTGGACACGTACCGCGGGGACTTTGAGAACTTCATGAAGATCAAGGAGGAACGGCTGAAGAACCAGCAGCGAGAGTACGAAGCCCAGCAGCAGTACCGCGAGCACATCCAG GTTTTCATCGACCGCTTTCGCTACAATGCCAACCGGGCATCCCAAGTGCAGAGCAAGCTcaagctgctggagaagct GCCAGAGCTGAAACCTGTGGACAAGGAGTCTGAGGTGGTCATGAA GTTCCCTGATGGTTTTGAGAAGTTCTCCCCCCCGATCCTGCAGCTAGACGAAGTAGACTTCTGTTATGACCCAAGTCACTACATCTTTCGTTCCCTCTCCGTCTCTGCTGACCTGGAGTCCCGCATCTGTGTG GTTGGGGAAAACGGAGCTGGCAAGTCGACCATGCTAAAGATCTTAATGGGGGAACTGGCACCAGTCAGAGGGATCAGACACGCTCACAG AAACCTAAAGATCGGTTATTTCAGCCAGCACCATGTGGATCAGCTGGACTTGAACATCAGTGCTGTCGAGTTGCTGGCAAGGAAGTTCCCAG GGAAGACGGAAGAGGAGTACCGGCATCATCTGGGGAGCTATGGTGTCTCGGGGGAGCTGGCTGTGCGTCCCGTGGCCAGCCTGTCTGGAGGTCAGAAGAGCCGCGTGGCCTTCGCCCAGATGACTATGTCCTG TCCAAACTTCTACATCCTGGATGAGCCGACAAATCATCTGGACATGGAGACCATCGAGGCGCTGGCAAAGGCACTGAACAAGTTCCGG GGTGGTCTGATTTTGGTGTCCCACGATGAGCGCTTCATCCGCCTGGTGTGCCAGGAGCTGTGGGTGTGCGAGGACGGCACCGTCACCCGCATCGAGGGCGGCTTCGACCAGTACAGGGACATCCTGCGGGAGCAGTTCCGCAAGGAGGGGTTCCTATGA
- the ABCF3 gene encoding ATP-binding cassette sub-family F member 3 isoform X2, whose translation MASCADILRSEFPDLDGEVFAYVTGILHGDGADFESVDELVEAVGELLREVSQDAKDEGAIRDICQRLFNTLQLDEGRAQRCSQVLLDAPIQLSQITDGYDAGTDLLPGLLLKRGQTSMVNAKKLEKAEARLKAKQDKRMERDSLKTSGPLVLEEASASQAASKKETRMESSGKNKSYDVRVENFDVSFGERVLLAGADLNLAFGRRYGLVGRNGLGKTTLLKMIASRSLRIPSHISILHVEQEVAGDETPALQSVLECDTTRESLLREERDLTDKINAGRGEGTEGARLSEIYAKLEEIEADKAPARASVILAGLGFNAKMQQQTTKEFSGGWRMRLALARALFARPDLLLLDEPTNMLDVRAILWLETYLQTWQSTILVVSHDRNFLNAVATDIIHLHSQRLDTYRGDFENFMKIKEERLKNQQREYEAQQQYREHIQVFIDRFRYNANRASQVQSKLKLLEKLPELKPVDKESEVVMKFPDGFEKFSPPILQLDEVDFCYDPSHYIFRSLSVSADLESRICVVGENGAGKSTMLKILMGELAPVRGIRHAHRNLKIGYFSQHHVDQLDLNISAVELLARKFPGKTEEEYRHHLGSYGVSGELAVRPVASLSGGQKSRVAFAQMTMSCPNFYILDEPTNHLDMETIEALAKALNKFRGGLILVSHDERFIRLVCQELWVCEDGTVTRIEGGFDQYRDILREQFRKEGFL comes from the exons GGATCCTGCACGGCGACGGGGCCGACTTCGAGTCGGTGGACGAGCTGGTGGAGGCGGTGggggagctgctgcgggaggTGTCGCAGGATGCCAAGGACGAGGGCGCTATCAGGGACATCTGCCAGCGCCTCTTCAACACCCTGCAGCT GGACGAGGGCCGGGCCCAGCGCTGCAGCCAGGTGCTGCTGGACGCCCCCATCCAGCTCTCCCAAATCACTGACGGATACG ACGCCGGCACGGACCTGCTGCCCgggctgctgctgaagagaggCCAGACCTCG ATGGTGAATGCCAAGAAACTGGAGAAGGCAGAAGCCAGGCTGAAAGCCAAGCAGGACAAGAGGATGGAGCGGGATTCCCTGAAGACATCTGGCCCTCT GGTCCTTGAGGAGGCGTCTGCCAGCCAAGCTGCCAGCAAGAAGGAGACTCGCATGGAGTCATCAGGCAAGAACAAGTCGTATGATGTGCGCGTCGAGAACTTCGATGTGTCCTTCGGTGAGCG TGTCCTACTGGCGGGAGCAGACCTGAACCTGGCGTTTGGACGACGCTATGGGCTGGTGGGCAGGAACGGGCTGGGGAAGACTACGCTGCTGAAGATGATCGCCAGCCGGAGCCTGCGCATCCCCTCGCACATCAGCATCCTCCATGTGGAACAGGAGGTGGCAGGGGACGAGACGCCAGCGCTGCAGAGTGTGCTGGAGTGTGATACCACTCGCGAGAGCCTGCTGCGGGAGGAGAGGGATCTGACGGATAAGATTAATGCCGGCAG GGGAGAAGGGACAGAAGGTGCCAGGCTGTCAGAGATCTACGCGAAGCTGGAGGAGATTGAGGCAGACAAGGCCCCAGCAAG gGCATCCGTCATTCTCGCTGGGCTGGGCTTTAATGCAAAGATGCAACAACAGACAACCAA AGAGTTTTCCGGAGGCTGGAGAATGAGGCTGGCCTTAGCCAGAGCCCTGTTTGCCAG GCCAGATCTCCTTCTGCTGGATG AGCCAACGAACATGCTGGACGTGAGGGCCATTTTGTGGCTGGAGACCTACCTGCAG ACCTGGCAGTCGACCATCCTCGTGGTGTCCCACGACAGGAACTTCCTGAACGCGGTGGCCACAGACATCATCCACCTGCACTCTCAGCGGCTGGACACGTACCGCGGGGACTTTGAGAACTTCATGAAGATCAAGGAGGAACGGCTGAAGAACCAGCAGCGAGAGTACGAAGCCCAGCAGCAGTACCGCGAGCACATCCAG GTTTTCATCGACCGCTTTCGCTACAATGCCAACCGGGCATCCCAAGTGCAGAGCAAGCTcaagctgctggagaagct GCCAGAGCTGAAACCTGTGGACAAGGAGTCTGAGGTGGTCATGAA GTTCCCTGATGGTTTTGAGAAGTTCTCCCCCCCGATCCTGCAGCTAGACGAAGTAGACTTCTGTTATGACCCAAGTCACTACATCTTTCGTTCCCTCTCCGTCTCTGCTGACCTGGAGTCCCGCATCTGTGTG GTTGGGGAAAACGGAGCTGGCAAGTCGACCATGCTAAAGATCTTAATGGGGGAACTGGCACCAGTCAGAGGGATCAGACACGCTCACAG AAACCTAAAGATCGGTTATTTCAGCCAGCACCATGTGGATCAGCTGGACTTGAACATCAGTGCTGTCGAGTTGCTGGCAAGGAAGTTCCCAG GGAAGACGGAAGAGGAGTACCGGCATCATCTGGGGAGCTATGGTGTCTCGGGGGAGCTGGCTGTGCGTCCCGTGGCCAGCCTGTCTGGAGGTCAGAAGAGCCGCGTGGCCTTCGCCCAGATGACTATGTCCTG TCCAAACTTCTACATCCTGGATGAGCCGACAAATCATCTGGACATGGAGACCATCGAGGCGCTGGCAAAGGCACTGAACAAGTTCCGG GGTGGTCTGATTTTGGTGTCCCACGATGAGCGCTTCATCCGCCTGGTGTGCCAGGAGCTGTGGGTGTGCGAGGACGGCACCGTCACCCGCATCGAGGGCGGCTTCGACCAGTACAGGGACATCCTGCGGGAGCAGTTCCGCAAGGAGGGGTTCCTATGA